In a genomic window of Aricia agestis chromosome 2, ilAriAges1.1, whole genome shotgun sequence:
- the LOC121737748 gene encoding glycine-rich cell wall structural protein 2-like, producing the protein MACVSRKSFRSPSHGRSGLVGEPAPVYNNTTPTTPHTLTNMKVFVCLLAVAVVAQAGYIGGGGGGWSGGGGGGGYGGGSSGWSSGGGGGGWPSGGGGWSSGGGYGGGSSGWSSGGGYGGGHGGGGQVKIIKVITTGGGGGGGGYGGGHGGWSSGGGGGGWKSGGGSGWSSGGSGGGWKLGGGSSGWSSGGGGGGWKLGGSGGGWSSGGSGGGWKSGGGGGYGGGSGWW; encoded by the exons ATGGCTTGCGTCAGTCGGAAGAGCTTCCGTTCTCCGTCTCACGGCCGGAGCGGGCTGGTGGGAGAGCCCGCGCCGGTATATAACAACACCACGCCGACGACTCCACATACACTCACCAACATGAAG GTATTTGTCTGCCTCTTAGCCGTAGCGGTGGTCGCCCAGGCCGGTTACATCGGTGGCGGCGGTGGCGGCTGGTccggcggtggcggtggcggtggctACGGAGGCGGCAGCAGCGGCTGGTCctccggcggcggcggcggcggctggCCGAGCGGCGGAGGTGGCTGGTCCAGCGGCGGCGGATACGGCGGTGGCAGCAGCGGCTGGTCCAGCGGCGGTGGATACGGTGGCGGCCATGGAGGTGGCGGCC aggtgAAGATCATTAAAGTGATCACCActgggggcggcggcggcggcggcggttacg GAGGTGGCCACGGAGGTTGGtccagcggcggcggcggcggcggctggAAGAGCGGAGGAGGTAGCGGCTGGTCCTCCGGAGGCAGCGGCGGTGGCTGGAAACTCGGAGGTGGCAGCAGCGGCTGGTCCAGCGGCGGCGGAGGCGGTGGCTGGAAACTCGGCGGTAGCGGCGGCGGCTGGTCCTCCGGAGGCAGCGGCGGCGGCTGGaagagcggcggcggcggcggctacGGCGGCGGCAGCGGTTGGTGGTGA